The proteins below are encoded in one region of Maribacter aestuarii:
- a CDS encoding ADP-ribosylglycohydrolase family protein, with amino-acid sequence MKYFIQITGTLIFIYSLFSCGEGSKTAIETNQDVIKDSLLTYKEYSPKDGDLIISRKEYKEKLYGFWLAQCIANWTGLVTEMDKIGIPTKEGKGAGFYTREDWGKPDEPNLWGSNNYSKTIDFLFADKDSIWGADDDTDIEYIYQNLLYENETSILNGDQIKEGWLKHIRLEEENFLWVSNQTALDLMQDGMIPPATSLPKNNPHYEMIDAQLTTEIFGFFAPTRPDLALRMAHLPIQTVARENAEWISEFNVIMYALAPLADTDKPIKDNILWMASLARKRLPETSYAAKMFDFVKMKYNSGATWEEARDALHVKYQIRQEDGYEWATKDEVCNGCFAAGINFGASIVSLFYGEGDLKETIKIGTLCGWDSDNPTATWGGLLGFMIGKKGVEKAFYRDFANKFNIHRTRKGFPNNGIDTFDNMAKQGIYVIDRVVQDEMGGGIDFQKNIWYVPQKPLNIVSGS; translated from the coding sequence ATGAAATATTTCATCCAAATTACTGGAACACTGATCTTTATATATTCCCTCTTTTCTTGTGGAGAAGGTTCAAAGACGGCAATAGAAACTAATCAAGATGTCATAAAGGATTCATTGTTGACCTATAAGGAGTATAGTCCTAAGGATGGGGATTTGATTATTTCCAGAAAAGAATACAAAGAAAAACTTTATGGTTTTTGGTTGGCCCAATGCATTGCCAATTGGACGGGCCTGGTTACGGAAATGGATAAAATAGGGATTCCCACAAAAGAAGGTAAAGGAGCAGGTTTCTACACGCGCGAGGATTGGGGAAAACCCGATGAACCTAATTTATGGGGTTCCAACAATTACTCTAAAACCATTGATTTTTTATTTGCCGATAAGGATAGTATATGGGGGGCGGACGACGATACGGACATTGAATATATTTATCAAAACCTTTTGTATGAAAACGAGACAAGCATCTTAAATGGAGACCAAATAAAGGAAGGTTGGCTGAAGCATATTAGATTGGAAGAGGAGAATTTTTTATGGGTATCGAACCAGACTGCCTTGGATTTAATGCAGGATGGGATGATTCCGCCAGCTACTAGTTTGCCAAAGAACAATCCGCATTATGAAATGATTGATGCTCAGTTAACGACTGAGATTTTTGGATTTTTTGCTCCTACTAGACCAGATTTGGCTTTAAGGATGGCGCATTTGCCCATACAAACTGTAGCTCGCGAAAATGCGGAATGGATTTCTGAATTCAATGTGATTATGTACGCTTTGGCTCCATTGGCGGATACGGATAAGCCAATAAAGGATAATATACTGTGGATGGCATCTTTAGCGCGAAAAAGGCTTCCGGAAACTTCTTATGCAGCTAAAATGTTCGATTTTGTTAAGATGAAATACAATTCTGGTGCAACTTGGGAGGAAGCTCGCGATGCGCTTCACGTTAAATATCAAATTCGCCAAGAAGATGGTTATGAATGGGCGACTAAGGATGAAGTGTGTAATGGCTGTTTTGCCGCTGGTATTAATTTTGGGGCTAGTATAGTAAGCTTGTTTTACGGGGAAGGAGATTTAAAGGAAACGATAAAAATCGGAACTTTGTGTGGATGGGATTCGGATAATCCAACGGCTACTTGGGGCGGATTATTAGGCTTTATGATCGGGAAAAAAGGTGTAGAAAAGGCTTTTTATAGAGATTTTGCAAATAAATTTAATATACACAGAACACGAAAGGGCTTTCCAAACAATGGGATAGATACTTTTGATAATATGGCAAAACAAGGGATTTATGTCATAGATAGGGTAGTTCAAGATGAAATGGGCGGTGGTATAGATTTCCAGAAGAATATTTGGTATGTTCCTCAAAAGCCATTGAACATAGTTTCTGGAAGTTAA
- a CDS encoding DUF6747 family protein, which yields MKTALLIKEIYLEGFRNLGNYILKNYLKVFAWFCFGLIAIGLYALLFRMYTGFAFD from the coding sequence ATGAAAACAGCACTACTTATTAAAGAGATTTATCTGGAAGGTTTTAGAAACCTTGGAAATTATATTCTAAAGAATTATTTGAAAGTTTTTGCCTGGTTCTGTTTTGGACTGATTGCCATAGGGCTATATGCCTTGCTTTTTAGAATGTATACCGGTTTTGCTTTTGATTAG
- the dinB gene encoding DNA polymerase IV produces MQKTVLHLDLDTFFVSVERRLDSRLENKPILVGGLSDRGVVAACSYETRGYGIHSGMPMKMAKELCPEAILIKGNAGTYSYHSDLVTEIIKEHVPLFEKSSIDEFYADLTGMDRFFGSYKYASEIRQKIIKETGLPISFGLSINKVVSKVATGQAKPNNQLKIDYGLEKTFLAPLSIKKIPMVGDKTYQILRNLGLRKVRTVQEMPMDVMQRVLGKNGKVIWKRANGIDHTPVLPFCERKSISTERTFDKDTIDVVKLRGILIAMTENLAYQLRRGEKLTACITVKIRYSDFNTYSKQLRIPYTSADHILIPKILDLFRILYNRRLLVRLIGIRFSHLVSGNYQINLFEDTEEALSLYQAMDHIRNRYGDKSVVRASAMGKNTIGRMHNPFNGQPPIVLAHRKQ; encoded by the coding sequence ATGCAAAAGACCGTACTACATCTTGATCTCGATACTTTTTTCGTATCTGTAGAGCGTCGACTCGATAGTCGCTTAGAAAACAAGCCCATACTTGTTGGCGGACTTAGTGACCGCGGGGTCGTGGCAGCCTGCAGCTATGAGACCCGTGGGTATGGTATCCACTCAGGTATGCCTATGAAAATGGCAAAGGAATTATGTCCCGAAGCTATTCTCATTAAAGGCAACGCGGGTACTTATAGCTATCATTCCGATTTGGTTACAGAGATTATAAAAGAGCACGTGCCACTTTTTGAAAAATCAAGTATCGATGAATTCTATGCAGATTTAACCGGTATGGATCGCTTTTTTGGTTCCTACAAATATGCTTCTGAAATACGACAAAAAATCATAAAAGAGACCGGGCTCCCTATTTCCTTTGGTCTTTCTATAAACAAAGTGGTTTCGAAAGTGGCTACAGGCCAGGCTAAACCTAATAACCAATTAAAAATCGACTACGGACTTGAAAAAACTTTTTTGGCTCCACTTTCCATCAAAAAAATACCCATGGTGGGCGATAAGACCTATCAGATTCTTCGGAATTTAGGTCTTAGGAAAGTACGGACCGTTCAAGAAATGCCTATGGACGTTATGCAACGCGTACTCGGCAAAAACGGAAAAGTAATCTGGAAACGCGCCAATGGAATCGATCATACACCTGTGCTTCCATTTTGTGAACGAAAATCCATTTCTACCGAACGTACTTTTGATAAGGATACCATTGATGTAGTAAAGCTGCGTGGTATTTTAATCGCCATGACCGAGAATTTGGCCTATCAATTACGACGGGGCGAAAAATTAACGGCCTGTATCACCGTGAAAATTAGATATTCCGATTTTAACACCTATTCCAAGCAATTGCGTATTCCCTATACCAGTGCCGATCATATTTTGATTCCAAAGATTTTAGATTTATTCAGAATATTGTACAACCGCAGATTATTGGTTCGGTTGATAGGAATTCGATTCAGTCATTTGGTCAGTGGAAATTATCAAATCAACCTATTCGAAGATACTGAGGAGGCTTTGAGTCTTTATCAGGCTATGGACCATATTCGAAACCGTTATGGGGATAAAAGTGTGGTGCGCGCCTCAGCCATGGGCAAGAATACGATAGGTAGAATGCACAACCCGTTCAACGGTCAGCCGCCCATAGTGCTGGCGCATAGAAAACAGTAA
- a CDS encoding DNA polymerase III subunit alpha produces MYLNCHTYYSLRFGTFSEEELLQLAQKNHVTQLVLTDINNTSAGLNFVRLAPEYNVKPILGIDFRNGVDQCYIGIAKNNDGYLELNNFLSEHLHEEKEFPSTAPHFTNTYTIYPFEKILENDQYRFAAHEFVGISIANLRKLPFSKVLKLKEKLVVQQPVTFRNKTDFNAHRLLRAIDNNILLSKLERTEEANEDEKMIPVENLVAAFSEYPFILENTEQLLNSCSINFDFSKNREPQNLKTYLGSREEDEVLLEKLCQEGLSYRYPDGGEHIEERLYKELGLIKEQGFVSYFLINWDIVSEASRRGFFYVGRGSGANSIVAYLLRITDVDPIDLDLYFERFMNLYRANPPDFDIDFSHRDRPAMTQYIFKRFEHVALLGSYVTFKDRGVIRELGKVFGLPKSEIDLLSEGRYDRLTLDGISRLVVKYGQLIKGMPNYLSIHAGGILICDKPLHWFSATSLPPKGFPTTQYDMVIAEDVGLYKFDILGQRGLSKIKESLEIIAYNRTDETDSFDIHDIKKFIKDPVINNLIKTAQCMGCFYVESPAMRMLLKKLEVDNYLGLVAASSIIRPGVAKSGMMREYILRHRNPGRTEEKAHPVMLKIMPETYGVMVYQEDVIKVANIFAGLDLGEADVLRRGMSGKFRSREEFQKVKEKFIANCRKRGEDDKIIFEVWEQIASFAGYAFAKGHSASYAVESYQTLFLRAYYPLEYMVAVLNNGGGFYSSEFYVHEARMLGATIQSPCINRSSNKNVIYGTAIFLGFGYLRELEDRVAERILKERSQNGNFISLEDFLDRVLITVDQISILIRIDAFRFTGVNKHELLWKAHLFLNKNIKIDHPKLFKAEHQDFKIPQLHTSDLEMAFTQLELLGFCLCSPFELLEEPPKNTNGSKDLERYLNHRIDIYGYLVTVKNTRTHNGKNMHFATMIDQQGKVFDTVLFPPVAAKYSFRGRGIYRFYGKVVSEFGFLSIEVIKMRKQDYIQDPRYSDMKTSTKVFNKIK; encoded by the coding sequence TTGTATTTAAACTGCCATACATATTACAGTCTTCGCTTCGGAACCTTTTCTGAAGAAGAACTCTTGCAGTTAGCCCAAAAGAACCATGTAACACAATTGGTGCTAACTGATATCAATAATACATCGGCAGGACTAAATTTTGTAAGATTGGCTCCTGAATATAACGTAAAGCCTATTTTAGGTATCGATTTTCGAAACGGTGTAGATCAGTGTTACATTGGTATTGCAAAGAACAACGACGGCTATTTGGAGTTGAATAATTTTCTTTCGGAACATCTTCACGAGGAAAAGGAATTTCCTTCTACCGCTCCACATTTTACCAACACCTATACCATATATCCCTTTGAAAAAATACTGGAGAACGATCAATACAGGTTTGCAGCGCATGAATTTGTTGGGATATCCATCGCTAATCTTCGGAAACTTCCCTTTTCAAAAGTATTGAAATTGAAAGAAAAGCTGGTCGTGCAGCAACCGGTCACCTTTAGGAACAAAACTGATTTTAATGCCCATAGGTTATTACGTGCCATTGACAATAATATACTGTTAAGTAAATTAGAGAGGACCGAAGAGGCCAATGAAGACGAAAAAATGATTCCTGTTGAGAATCTGGTCGCCGCTTTTTCAGAATACCCGTTTATTCTAGAAAATACGGAGCAGTTGTTGAACTCCTGTTCCATTAATTTTGACTTTTCAAAAAATAGGGAACCACAAAACCTAAAAACATATTTAGGGAGCCGGGAAGAGGATGAGGTGCTACTGGAAAAATTATGTCAGGAGGGATTGTCCTATCGTTATCCAGATGGGGGCGAACACATAGAAGAAAGGCTATATAAAGAATTGGGATTGATAAAGGAACAAGGTTTCGTCTCTTACTTTTTAATCAATTGGGATATTGTTTCCGAGGCTAGCAGAAGAGGTTTTTTTTATGTAGGTAGGGGTAGTGGTGCCAATAGTATTGTGGCCTATTTACTTCGTATTACTGATGTGGACCCCATAGATTTGGACCTTTATTTTGAGCGCTTTATGAATTTATATCGTGCTAATCCACCGGATTTTGATATTGATTTTTCACATCGGGACAGGCCTGCCATGACCCAATATATTTTTAAACGCTTTGAGCATGTTGCCCTTCTGGGAAGCTATGTAACGTTTAAAGACCGAGGTGTAATTCGTGAATTGGGCAAAGTATTTGGGCTTCCCAAAAGTGAAATTGATTTACTTTCCGAGGGTAGGTATGATAGGTTAACACTGGATGGAATTTCTAGATTGGTAGTCAAATATGGCCAGTTAATTAAAGGAATGCCCAATTATCTGAGTATACACGCCGGAGGCATTTTAATCTGCGATAAACCCTTACATTGGTTTTCGGCTACGAGCCTACCTCCTAAAGGCTTTCCCACTACACAATATGATATGGTCATCGCAGAAGATGTGGGGCTTTATAAGTTTGATATTCTAGGACAGCGGGGGTTGTCAAAAATTAAGGAATCGTTGGAAATCATCGCTTATAACCGAACCGATGAGACCGATAGTTTTGATATTCATGATATTAAAAAATTTATTAAGGATCCAGTGATTAACAACCTCATTAAAACGGCACAGTGCATGGGTTGTTTTTATGTAGAATCGCCTGCCATGCGGATGCTGCTTAAAAAGTTGGAAGTCGATAATTACTTGGGTTTAGTGGCGGCAAGTTCCATCATTCGTCCCGGAGTAGCAAAAAGTGGCATGATGCGGGAATATATTCTTCGTCATCGTAATCCAGGTAGAACCGAAGAAAAGGCCCATCCCGTAATGTTGAAAATCATGCCCGAGACCTACGGCGTAATGGTATATCAGGAAGATGTTATAAAGGTGGCCAATATTTTCGCCGGACTTGATTTGGGCGAGGCCGATGTCTTACGCCGTGGTATGAGCGGAAAATTTCGTTCGCGTGAAGAATTTCAAAAAGTAAAAGAAAAGTTCATTGCTAATTGCCGAAAAAGGGGAGAGGATGACAAAATTATTTTTGAAGTGTGGGAGCAGATTGCAAGCTTTGCCGGTTACGCTTTTGCAAAAGGGCATTCGGCCAGCTACGCGGTGGAAAGCTATCAAACACTTTTTTTACGCGCCTATTATCCGTTGGAGTATATGGTGGCCGTACTCAATAACGGAGGGGGATTCTACAGTTCCGAGTTTTATGTACACGAAGCCAGAATGTTGGGTGCAACTATTCAGTCACCCTGTATTAATAGAAGTTCAAACAAAAATGTAATCTATGGAACGGCTATTTTTCTTGGATTTGGATATCTCCGTGAATTGGAAGACCGTGTAGCGGAACGTATTTTAAAAGAGCGGTCACAGAACGGAAATTTCATATCCTTAGAAGACTTTTTAGACCGTGTTCTTATAACCGTAGATCAAATAAGTATCTTGATTAGAATCGATGCCTTTAGGTTTACGGGAGTCAATAAACATGAATTGCTTTGGAAGGCACATCTTTTCCTCAATAAAAATATAAAAATAGACCACCCAAAACTGTTCAAGGCCGAACACCAAGATTTTAAGATTCCGCAATTGCATACCTCGGATCTAGAAATGGCCTTTACACAGTTGGAGCTCTTGGGTTTTTGCTTGTGCAGCCCTTTTGAATTGTTGGAGGAGCCGCCAAAAAATACGAACGGGAGTAAAGATTTGGAGCGTTACTTGAACCATCGTATCGATATTTACGGGTACTTGGTTACCGTGAAAAATACCAGAACCCATAATGGGAAAAACATGCATTTTGCAACAATGATAGACCAGCAGGGAAAAGTTTTTGACACGGTACTTTTTCCACCGGTCGCCGCCAAATACAGTTTTAGAGGTAGGGGTATTTACAGATTTTACGGAAAGGTCGTTAGTGAATTCGGTTTTTTAAGTATCGAGGTCATTAAAATGCGGAAACAGGATTATATTCAAGATCCCAGATATTCGGATATGAAGACCAGTACTAAGGTGTTCAACAAAATTAAGTGA
- a CDS encoding DUF6747 family protein, with the protein MKTVILIKEIYVQGFKDLGNYIVKNYFKAFLWFALAMYAVVLYAFVYRVSTGFVFSNI; encoded by the coding sequence ATGAAAACAGTTATACTGATAAAGGAAATTTATGTTCAAGGATTCAAAGATTTAGGCAATTATATCGTCAAGAATTATTTTAAAGCCTTTTTGTGGTTCGCACTCGCTATGTACGCGGTGGTATTATATGCCTTTGTATATAGGGTATCCACTGGATTTGTTTTTTCAAATATTTAA
- a CDS encoding porin family protein: MMKLFMFIVIVIGFVCPSQAQDFKFGLKGGVNFATLNGDAVFDSFDGRTGYHVGAVAQIGLGGFAIQPEIVYSAQGIEDTDIDYLNIPILAKFKFAKILSLEAGPQFGLTANGSSDLDDLDSFDISAALGASVEFSKFFVQLRYNLGLTDAIENIDAKNAVFQVSAGYYFF; encoded by the coding sequence ATGATGAAGTTATTTATGTTTATTGTGATTGTTATTGGTTTTGTATGTCCTTCGCAAGCTCAGGATTTTAAATTTGGTTTAAAGGGAGGTGTCAACTTTGCAACGCTCAATGGCGATGCTGTTTTTGATAGCTTCGATGGCCGTACTGGCTATCATGTAGGAGCAGTGGCCCAAATTGGCCTCGGAGGTTTTGCCATTCAGCCCGAAATTGTTTATTCGGCCCAGGGTATTGAAGATACCGATATCGATTATTTGAACATTCCAATCTTGGCCAAATTCAAGTTTGCAAAAATCCTAAGCTTGGAGGCTGGCCCTCAGTTTGGCCTAACCGCTAATGGCAGCTCTGACCTTGACGATCTTGACAGTTTTGACATCAGTGCTGCACTGGGTGCAAGTGTTGAGTTTTCAAAGTTTTTTGTACAGCTGCGCTATAATTTAGGACTTACTGATGCCATAGAAAATATCGATGCCAAGAATGCTGTTTTCCAGGTATCTGCGGGCTATTACTTTTTTTAA
- a CDS encoding GlxA family transcriptional regulator: MSKSTNIHRIIVFLCPPKVHLLDISGSAHVFYEAMEMGAPIDILFAGINSDTDAISSAGLSFSKLVPFTEVSLTPNDFVIIPGSEDIFEIIAENKHLLDWLSNLNLEGVNLCSICIGSFWLAEAGILNNRKSTTHWKYFDEFTEKYPQVTLQKDKLFVIEENLYSSAGVSSGMDLSLHILEQLFGFDLSLKVSKEIVYFFRRAGGDPQLSTYLMYRNHIDTRVHDAQDFIMKNINTFFNIDDVADLVHMSKRNLSRRFKNSTGLTIGEYIGLIRVERASNLLEKRMKMEQITGECGLRSTNQLRTLLRKHHIIN; this comes from the coding sequence ATGTCAAAGAGTACCAACATACATCGCATTATAGTTTTTCTATGTCCTCCCAAAGTCCATCTATTGGATATAAGTGGTTCCGCCCACGTATTTTATGAAGCTATGGAAATGGGAGCTCCTATCGACATACTCTTTGCAGGTATCAATTCGGATACGGATGCCATAAGTAGCGCAGGCCTAAGCTTTTCAAAGTTGGTGCCGTTTACGGAAGTATCCCTCACCCCGAATGATTTTGTCATCATTCCGGGAAGCGAGGATATTTTTGAAATTATTGCTGAAAATAAGCATTTATTGGATTGGTTAAGCAACTTGAACCTCGAAGGAGTCAACCTATGCTCTATTTGTATAGGCTCATTTTGGTTGGCAGAGGCGGGTATATTGAACAACAGAAAGAGTACCACACATTGGAAATATTTTGATGAATTCACGGAAAAGTATCCACAAGTAACCTTGCAAAAAGACAAGCTGTTTGTTATCGAAGAAAATCTATATTCAAGTGCCGGTGTATCTTCCGGAATGGACCTTTCACTACATATATTGGAACAGTTATTCGGGTTTGACTTATCCTTAAAGGTATCCAAGGAAATTGTTTATTTTTTTCGCAGAGCAGGTGGAGATCCCCAACTAAGTACCTATCTCATGTACAGGAACCATATCGATACCCGGGTTCATGATGCACAGGATTTCATCATGAAAAACATCAATACTTTTTTTAACATTGATGATGTTGCAGATTTGGTTCACATGAGCAAAAGAAACCTTTCGAGACGGTTCAAAAACTCGACAGGATTAACTATAGGCGAATACATAGGGCTTATAAGGGTGGAAAGGGCCTCAAACCTCTTGGAAAAACGTATGAAGATGGAACAAATTACCGGAGAGTGTGGATTAAGGAGTACCAACCAATTGAGAACGCTGTTAAGAAAACACCATATCATTAATTAA
- a CDS encoding toxin-antitoxin system YwqK family antitoxin: MKKIVFLVCLAHFAGYAQNDNITLPPESEMVSMNDASVKYGTHYGQQYFENASNEPYTGWLFARYDNGELESVQQFKDGIGNGIWINYNPDGSKESQGTYVNNKTEGPAKLFYEDGSVKGEGKYVHLKNKVGWWTFYDRKGNVVSKRFFTR, encoded by the coding sequence ATGAAAAAAATTGTATTCTTAGTATGCTTAGCTCATTTTGCAGGGTATGCGCAAAATGATAACATTACATTACCTCCCGAATCAGAAATGGTTTCCATGAATGATGCCAGCGTAAAGTATGGAACTCATTATGGTCAACAGTATTTTGAAAATGCAAGTAATGAGCCCTATACTGGTTGGTTGTTTGCTCGATATGATAATGGCGAATTAGAATCTGTTCAGCAATTTAAAGACGGTATCGGAAATGGTATTTGGATTAATTACAATCCAGATGGTAGTAAAGAATCGCAAGGCACCTATGTAAATAACAAAACTGAAGGTCCGGCAAAACTATTCTACGAAGATGGAAGTGTTAAAGGAGAAGGTAAATATGTTCACTTGAAAAACAAGGTGGGCTGGTGGACATTTTACGACCGGAAAGGAAATGTTGTGAGTAAACGATTTTTTACTAGGTAA